The following proteins come from a genomic window of Nitrospirota bacterium:
- a CDS encoding SIS domain-containing protein has translation MDDILDIAKKVLKTEAEAISALTEKLNSNFEKAVDIIYKSKGRVVVTGMGKSGLVGKKVAATLASTGTPAFFLHPAEASHGDLGMVTADDVVIAISNSGETEELVDLIPFLKRFNVGLISMTGNPNSTLSKA, from the coding sequence ATGGATGACATCCTCGATATAGCAAAAAAGGTCTTAAAGACAGAAGCAGAAGCGATCTCTGCGTTGACAGAGAAGCTCAATAGTAATTTCGAAAAAGCGGTTGATATTATTTACAAAAGCAAGGGCAGGGTAGTTGTTACAGGCATGGGAAAGTCAGGGCTTGTTGGCAAAAAGGTAGCAGCCACGCTCGCATCAACCGGCACCCCTGCATTCTTCCTGCATCCTGCTGAAGCAAGTCACGGAGACCTCGGCATGGTTACAGCCGATGATGTGGTTATTGCAATATCGAACAGTGGTGAGACAGAAGAGCTTGTCGATTTAATACCATTTTTAAAGAGGTTCAATGTGGGCCTCATCTCCATGACAGGGAATCCCAATTCTACCCTCTCAAAGGCT
- a CDS encoding OmpH family outer membrane protein — protein MSRFLFILSIGFIIGPASVFSSGEDRTAQKDVPYFTEEDLERYKESSGDNPQTERLDRKAEGKEKTGKAKKEENREYWCKTANTYRNKIDKARDEIAEIEKELRGEGGTPLGPRKRRTLENELRRAQKQRRNAERDLSELEEEAHRKGIPPGWLRCQFE, from the coding sequence TTGTCAAGGTTTTTATTCATTTTGTCTATAGGTTTTATTATCGGGCCGGCATCAGTTTTTTCCTCTGGAGAGGACAGAACTGCACAAAAGGATGTCCCTTATTTCACAGAAGAGGATCTCGAGAGGTACAAAGAATCCTCCGGGGATAACCCTCAGACCGAGAGATTAGACAGGAAAGCGGAAGGTAAAGAAAAAACAGGGAAAGCTAAAAAGGAAGAGAATAGAGAATACTGGTGTAAGACGGCAAATACGTACAGGAATAAAATAGATAAGGCCAGGGATGAGATTGCAGAAATAGAAAAGGAACTTCGTGGGGAGGGCGGTACGCCTTTGGGTCCGAGAAAGAGAAGAACTCTTGAGAATGAACTCAGGCGTGCACAAAAACAGCGTAGAAATGCTGAAAGAGATCTTAGTGAACTCGAAGAAGAGGCTCATAGGAAAGGAATTCCTCCGGGCTGGTTAAGATGCCAGTTTGAATGA
- the kdsA gene encoding 3-deoxy-8-phosphooctulonate synthase, which translates to MLATKEIKIGNVVIGGKNPLVLIAGPCVIENEDITFHTAERLKDICSTIRLPFIFKSSYDKANRTSLLSYRGVGLDKGLRILSDVKNKFNIPVISDVHSISEIKPASEVLDALQIPAFLCRQTDLILAASNTGKPVNIKKGQFLAPWDVKNIIDKFTSTGNRNLLITERGTSFGYNNLVVDFRGFLIMRTYGYPIIFDVTHSLQLPGGQGTSSGGQREFAEPLARAAAAVGVDGLFMEVHPEPDKALCDGPNMIPLDNAYRLLKTISDIHSLLSKSTGMVQ; encoded by the coding sequence ATGCTGGCGACTAAAGAGATAAAGATAGGAAATGTTGTAATTGGCGGCAAGAACCCCCTTGTTTTAATTGCCGGCCCATGTGTAATAGAGAATGAAGATATAACCTTTCACACAGCAGAAAGATTAAAAGATATATGCAGCACTATCAGACTTCCTTTTATATTCAAAAGCTCCTATGACAAGGCGAACAGGACATCCCTTTTATCCTACAGGGGCGTTGGACTTGATAAGGGTTTGCGGATACTATCAGATGTCAAAAATAAATTTAATATCCCTGTTATATCGGATGTGCATTCTATCTCTGAGATTAAACCTGCATCTGAAGTCCTTGATGCACTCCAGATACCTGCCTTTCTCTGCAGGCAGACTGATTTGATCCTCGCAGCATCCAATACCGGCAAGCCTGTAAATATAAAGAAGGGCCAATTCCTTGCACCATGGGATGTAAAGAATATAATTGATAAATTCACATCGACCGGCAATCGTAATCTGCTTATCACCGAAAGAGGGACATCCTTCGGTTATAATAATCTCGTTGTTGACTTTAGGGGATTTCTGATCATGCGCACCTACGGCTATCCTATAATTTTTGACGTAACTCATAGCCTCCAGCTACCAGGCGGGCAGGGCACTTCTTCCGGGGGACAGAGGGAATTTGCAGAACCACTCGCAAGGGCAGCAGCCGCTGTTGGTGTTGATGGACTATTCATGGAGGTTCATCCAGAGCCAGACAAGGCATTATGTGACGGGCCGAATATGATACCCCTGGATAACGCATATCGATTATTGAAAACAATAAGTGATATCCATAGCCTATTATCGAAATCAACGGGGATGGTACAATGA